The following proteins are co-located in the Candidatus Alcyoniella australis genome:
- a CDS encoding formylglycine-generating enzyme family protein, with product MRTSIALIAGLGLLLFVIGCEQQDDLEFDSPYYTGADASPLVQIPAGGFLRGSPSNGLDQLFGDDPEQGHYDEWPRSVVEVSAFSIERYETTNAQYRSCVLEDVCSEPKITNSFTNDWYYTNPDFDQYPVLGVTWYQAEQYCTWRGRRLPTEAQWEKAARGSADDRSWPWGPDYPDCLKANYGKIISDDQGNKFTGCYGDTTPVGLFTLWTSPYGIYDMAGNVSEWVADWYAADYYDPALYPDTLYNPQGPPTGEYKVVRGGSFFDGAYMIRTSYRDGRLPDQPNLTVGFRCAAD from the coding sequence TTTTGCTGTTCGTCATCGGCTGCGAGCAGCAGGACGACCTGGAGTTCGACTCGCCTTATTACACCGGGGCCGACGCCTCGCCGCTGGTGCAGATCCCTGCCGGCGGATTTTTACGCGGCAGCCCGAGCAACGGCCTGGACCAGCTGTTCGGCGATGATCCGGAGCAGGGGCACTACGACGAATGGCCGCGCTCGGTGGTCGAGGTCAGCGCGTTTAGCATCGAGCGCTACGAGACGACCAACGCCCAGTACCGCTCCTGTGTGCTGGAGGACGTCTGCTCCGAGCCCAAGATCACCAACTCATTCACCAACGATTGGTACTACACCAACCCGGACTTCGACCAATATCCGGTGTTGGGCGTCACCTGGTATCAGGCCGAACAGTATTGCACCTGGCGCGGACGCCGGCTGCCGACCGAGGCCCAGTGGGAGAAGGCCGCACGCGGCAGCGCCGACGACCGCTCCTGGCCCTGGGGTCCGGACTATCCGGACTGTTTAAAGGCCAACTACGGCAAGATCATCAGCGACGACCAGGGGAACAAATTCACCGGCTGCTACGGCGACACCACGCCGGTCGGATTATTTACGCTTTGGACCAGCCCCTACGGCATTTACGACATGGCAGGCAACGTCAGCGAATGGGTCGCGGATTGGTACGCCGCGGACTACTACGATCCCGCACTGTATCCCGATACGCTGTATAACCCGCAGGGTCCGCCCACGGGAGAGTACAAGGTCGTACGCGGCGGGTCGTTCTTCGACGGAGCGTACATGATCAGGACCAGCTACCGTGACGGCCGACTGCCCGACCAGCCCAACCTCACAGTCGGATTCCGCTGCGCGGCCGATTAA